The genomic window GGGGCAAAGGTCATTCATTCCCCACGCGGCGTCTGCAGCAGTGCCATGGAGTTGCTCTCCGCTATTGAGTCGTTCGAGTCGCGCTTCAACGAGACGAACGCTCAACTTTACCTGCGAGCGAGGTGGAAGCGCTGCTTCTACGCGAGCGCGAtctacgtcgtcgcaatCCTCGTCGGACGCCACTACATGAAGTCGCGTCCCGGCTTCGACCTGCGACGCACCCTATTCGCTTGGAATCTCCTTCTCGCGCTCTTCAGCGCCGTCGGAACCTACCACGTGACCGTTCCCTTTGTGACGGACGTCTTGACGTCCGGATGGTCGAGCGCCGTTTGCACGCTGAAATTCCTAGAGGCATGCAGACAATACGATTATACtaattctgacgtcataatctgttaattaaattaaactATAGCAAAAACTTTGGAGCTTCCGATAATTTAGAATACATtaattctgacgtcataatttgttaattaaattaagatataatgaaataattttttgtttagggaCGCGAGGGACTTTGGAGCTTCATTTTCGGTTTCTCGAAACTGCCCGAACTCATCGACACGCTCTTTATTGTCCTTCGAAAGCAGCGGCTCATCTTCTTGCACTGGTATCATCACATGACCGTCTTCTGCTACTGCTGGTGGGCGTACACGTCGCCCCACGGGCAAGGTCGCCTATTCATCGCCATGAACTATTGCGTTCACATGGTCATGTATTCGTACTATGCGACTCGCGCCCAGGGCATCGTTCGACTGCCGCGACAGGTCAACGTTCTCATCACCATGATGCAGATCGCGCAGATGTGCATCGGCTCGTGGTCGCTCTTCGACGCGGCGATGCGTCTTCGAGACGGAATTCCGTGCGCCGTCGAGCAGAAGCACGTGTTTTGGGGATCGTTGATGTACACTAGCTATTTAGTTCTCTTCGGAAATTTCTTCTATCAGACTTacatgaagaagaagaagagttcTCCCGCGGAAATAAAACTGGCCgatggaaagaaaaagtcggCTATGTTTGAAATTAGGTGATTTGTTTTAGGGGCCTGAGTTGGTTAGTGTTGGGTTTTTCACCTTGTGTGATTTTacatgtatttattttttctcgttatTATGTCCAATGCCTGACTGTATTTGGCGACAGTTGACTTGTTCTTTTAGTTAGACTGTAGTCACTACCGGTATGTATTTGTAATTAAGCTCTGTGACGCACCCCTAATAATATCGTATTCCTTATCTCGTTCAGTattgagaattttctttGACGCTGAGAATCCAGCCTGAGATTGATATATAATCATCTCATCTGTACACGTGAAGAAAGTCTTCTTAGTTGAATCTATGGTTTGACACGTGGATGTCTCTTCTTGTCAATTATGGACccgttagcgcgcgcgtcaaGCCGTCTAGCAAGGTAAAACACGAGGGGCTAGGGACCGAGACATGTGATTCTGCGCAGTAgacgcacgtgacgtaaaaCCCCACTTGTCTCGTTTGTGTGTTAGGGAGTGTGTTAGGGTGGAAGCtcgcaaatcgaagaaaaaatttccaaaaatCTAGAAAccttttaaaaattttctagAACATTTTAGAGTAACATGTACCTACATACAAAGGTTTCTCAGCATATTACATGAAAAAGAGactgttcttctttgtctataGCCTCCTTCAAATGCTGAAATTCAACCGAAACCTTGTATATGTAGGTAAATGATACCCTAGAATGTGCCAGAAACATTTTCGAGCGCTTTCTGGttatcgtcgaaacgataatagtcgtcgctttgaaacggcgacggtaaTTGCAAACACGAATCCCTGAAAAAGTAGAAACGGGTTTCTAACAACTATTattgggatttttttcatcaTATTATGCGAGCTTCCACACTTGCTTCTGTACAGAGAACGAGAGACAAGTGGGgtttacgtcacgtgcgtcTACTGCGCAGAATCACATGTCTCGGTCCCTAGCCCCTCGTAGGTAAAACAATGTCATATTCGAAAAAACTGTGTCAAAAATGCTTCATAATGCTAAGAATAACGAAGGCTCCGGTCGCTCGGTCTGCTTAATCGTAAAAGCTTTCTAAACGTGCCGCGGAAGATCGCACGCGGCGGAATTTGCGTTGTAGCGCCGTTTTACAGCTCGAGCAAGAGGACATTCTGAAAGCGAACGTCTCTCAGCAGATCGAGACGGTGAGTCGTCACCGTCCTGTCTTTGCTAACGCCGCCAACGCTCGCCGTCCTTTCCTTGCCTAAAACTTGTGATGTCACTGCTTTCCCGGACAACGCGTTCGCGGGCAACTCGCTcgagcgacgaggaggaagatcGAGCGAAGAGCGCCATCAATTCATTCGAAAACAACGAAGGTGGACGATTCAATTTTGCGTCGGATATTTACGACAATAATTCATGGGAGCActcatttattttttagaaaaattcaGCGTACAAA from Oscarella lobularis chromosome 1, ooOscLobu1.1, whole genome shotgun sequence includes these protein-coding regions:
- the LOC136199475 gene encoding very long chain fatty acid elongase 6-like; the protein is MELLSAIESFESRFNETNAQLYLRARWKRCFYASAIYVVAILVGRHYMKSRPGFDLRRTLFAWNLLLALFSAVGTYHVTVPFVTDVLTSGWSSAVCTLKFLEGREGLWSFIFGFSKLPELIDTLFIVLRKQRLIFLHWYHHMTVFCYCWWAYTSPHGQGRLFIAMNYCVHMVMYSYYATRAQGIVRLPRQVNVLITMMQIAQMCIGSWSLFDAAMRLRDGIPCAVEQKHVFWGSLMYTSYLVLFGNFFYQTYMKKKKSSPAEIKLADGKKKSAMFEIR